The Takifugu flavidus isolate HTHZ2018 chromosome 17, ASM371156v2, whole genome shotgun sequence genome contains a region encoding:
- the tnfrsf11a gene encoding tumor necrosis factor receptor superfamily member 11A isoform X1 — protein MELFTSWVARAWIMCAFVTFYAQVVFSKSSVMCDEKHYWKNSRCCKKCEPGFHVFSHCTESHQTICVKCSSGEYQPGWTDKARCLQQKYCDPIKGFMERPENPVAEEPCRCFPGLQCSPINCEYCERIPTCAAGHGLEPDSESVHGRKKCVACKKGFFSVGNKAEPCKQWTRCKTEGRSETQTGSAEADAVCGQSVSDAAPSWVIVSVLSAITVVCLLILLLFCNKDKLKLLSVNLRSCVQNLKRTRIQQETLAPLYHSGAAGGPGGPKCSPCETTKLICQSPPCVTDKTLCTFPTSVPEVKITVTNETTGKKSEEVEAHGDRVAEDSNQGCGEPEEVSEEEEGDSESRLLTGSCTCDVPVRQPLEVGENEDCSQAVSPGTLGNCSCGSEIRKDEKQKEDNVKTSPGRSKSFEKRDKMLLSKSETTATAPLVSFSSQITRSSISPPSTPLSELGPQLSEDQSGIKPPLTDSSLLKQEELDGITSAVSVSPKTTFASARDPLKPPGALSPDQGLGHSCGDSRGSKLSSTEAQLDCTPESLHSQLNEPNLTSAQVSGSNNTTFISSGQVMNFSGEVIVVYVGHSSPGSDGTDQGGVFRNPVQEEANESALHFQSIPRAQDSISHDALQDETLPVQEMMER, from the exons ATGGAATTATTTACAAGTTGGGTCGCCAGAGCCTGGATAATGTGCGCCTTCGTCACCTTTTACGCACAG GTCGTATTCTCTAAATCGTCCGTCATGTGCGATGAGAAGCACTACTGGAAAAACTCCAGATGCTGCAAGAAATGTGAACCAG GCTTCCACGTGTTCTCTCACTGCACGGAGTCACACCAGACCATTTGTGTCAAATGCAGCAGTGGAGAATATCAGCCGGGCTGGACCGACAAGGCGCGCTGTCTCCAGCAGAAGTACTGTGATCCAA TTAAAGGTTTCATGGAACGGCCTGAAAACCCAGTAGCAGAGGAGCCGTGTCGCTGCTTTCCCGGCCTGCAGTGCTCCCCCATTAACTGTGAGTACTGCGAGAGGATCCCAACCTGCGCCGCCGGACATGGCCTGGAGCCGGACTCTG AGTCCGTTCATGGGAGGAAGAAGTGTGTGGCATGTAAGAAAGGCTTCTTTTCTGTTGGCAACAAAGCTGAACCATGCAAACAGTGGACTCG CTGTAAAACCGAAGGAAGGAGCGAAACGCAGACGGGCAGCGCCGAGGCTGACGCAGTGTGTGGACAGTCTGTTTCTG ATGCGGCGCCATCTTGGGTCATAGTCTCGGTGCTGTCTGCCATCACTGTTGTTTGCCTCCTCATCCTATTGCTCTTCTGCAACAAGGATAAACTGAAATTACTCTCTG taAATTTGCGATCATGTGTCCAGAATCTGAAGAGGACACGGATACAGCAG GAGACTTTAGCTCCTCTTTACCacagtggagcagcaggaggccctGGAGGACCTAAATGTTCGCCATGTGAGACAACTAAACTCATCTGCCAGTCACCCCCCTGTGTGACCGACAAGACCCTGTGCACCTTCCCCACGTCTGTGCCCGAAGTCAAAATCACAGTGACGAATGAAACTACAGGAAAGAAGTCAGAGGAAGTAGAGGCCCATGGGGACAGAGTGGCAGAGGATTCAAACCAAGGCTGTGGAGAGCCAGAGGAGGTGTcggaagaagaggagggtgacAGCGAGTCTCGTCTTCTAACCGGTTCTTGCACGTGTGACGTGCCAGTCCGCCAACCGCTAGAAGTGGGTGAAAACGAGGACTGCAGCCAGGCAGTTAGCCCAGGGACTCTGGGAAACTGCTCATGTGGAAGTGAAATTCGGAAAGACGAGAAACAAAAAGAGGACAATGTGAAAACGTCGCCTGGCAGGAGCAAGAGTTTTGAAAAGAGAGACAAGATGCTGTTATCCAAGAGTGAGACGACTGCTACTGCTCCACTTGTCTCATTTTCTTCCCAAATAACTCGCTCGTCTATCAGCCCTCCGTCCACTCCACTTTCTGAACTTGGCCCCCAGCTGTCTGAGGATCAGTCAGGAATCAAACCACCCCTGACTGACAGCTCACTGTTGAAACAGGAGGAGTTAGACGGGATAACGAGCGCGGTCTCGGTCAGCCCCAAGACAACGTTTGCATCGGCCAGAGACCCATTGAAGCCCCCCGGGGCTTTGAGCCCGGATCAAGGCCTGGGACATTCCTGTGGGGACAGCAGGGGATCCAAGCTTTCTTCAACCGAGGCCCAGCTAGATTGCACCCCAGAGAGCCTCCACAGTCAGCTGAATGAACCAAATCTTACCTCag CTCAGGTGTCTGGGAGCAACAACACCACCTTCATCTCCAGCGGCCAGGTAATGAACTTCAGCGGTGAAGTCATCGTTGTCTACGTCGGTCACTCATCTCCAGGCAGCGACGGGACAGATCAGGGGGGCGTTTTCCGAAACCCTGTCCAGGAAGAGGCCAACGAGTCAGCTCTGCATTTTCAAAGTATTCCAAGGGCACAGGACTCCATTTCCCACGATGCCTTGCAGGACGAGACGTTGCCAGTTCAGGAAATGATGGAACGGTGA
- the tnfrsf11a gene encoding tumor necrosis factor receptor superfamily member 11A isoform X2 — translation MCDEKHYWKNSRCCKKCEPGFHVFSHCTESHQTICVKCSSGEYQPGWTDKARCLQQKYCDPIKGFMERPENPVAEEPCRCFPGLQCSPINCEYCERIPTCAAGHGLEPDSESVHGRKKCVACKKGFFSVGNKAEPCKQWTRCKTEGRSETQTGSAEADAVCGQSVSDAAPSWVIVSVLSAITVVCLLILLLFCNKDKLKLLSVNLRSCVQNLKRTRIQQETLAPLYHSGAAGGPGGPKCSPCETTKLICQSPPCVTDKTLCTFPTSVPEVKITVTNETTGKKSEEVEAHGDRVAEDSNQGCGEPEEVSEEEEGDSESRLLTGSCTCDVPVRQPLEVGENEDCSQAVSPGTLGNCSCGSEIRKDEKQKEDNVKTSPGRSKSFEKRDKMLLSKSETTATAPLVSFSSQITRSSISPPSTPLSELGPQLSEDQSGIKPPLTDSSLLKQEELDGITSAVSVSPKTTFASARDPLKPPGALSPDQGLGHSCGDSRGSKLSSTEAQLDCTPESLHSQLNEPNLTSAQVSGSNNTTFISSGQVMNFSGEVIVVYVGHSSPGSDGTDQGGVFRNPVQEEANESALHFQSIPRAQDSISHDALQDETLPVQEMMER, via the exons ATGTGCGATGAGAAGCACTACTGGAAAAACTCCAGATGCTGCAAGAAATGTGAACCAG GCTTCCACGTGTTCTCTCACTGCACGGAGTCACACCAGACCATTTGTGTCAAATGCAGCAGTGGAGAATATCAGCCGGGCTGGACCGACAAGGCGCGCTGTCTCCAGCAGAAGTACTGTGATCCAA TTAAAGGTTTCATGGAACGGCCTGAAAACCCAGTAGCAGAGGAGCCGTGTCGCTGCTTTCCCGGCCTGCAGTGCTCCCCCATTAACTGTGAGTACTGCGAGAGGATCCCAACCTGCGCCGCCGGACATGGCCTGGAGCCGGACTCTG AGTCCGTTCATGGGAGGAAGAAGTGTGTGGCATGTAAGAAAGGCTTCTTTTCTGTTGGCAACAAAGCTGAACCATGCAAACAGTGGACTCG CTGTAAAACCGAAGGAAGGAGCGAAACGCAGACGGGCAGCGCCGAGGCTGACGCAGTGTGTGGACAGTCTGTTTCTG ATGCGGCGCCATCTTGGGTCATAGTCTCGGTGCTGTCTGCCATCACTGTTGTTTGCCTCCTCATCCTATTGCTCTTCTGCAACAAGGATAAACTGAAATTACTCTCTG taAATTTGCGATCATGTGTCCAGAATCTGAAGAGGACACGGATACAGCAG GAGACTTTAGCTCCTCTTTACCacagtggagcagcaggaggccctGGAGGACCTAAATGTTCGCCATGTGAGACAACTAAACTCATCTGCCAGTCACCCCCCTGTGTGACCGACAAGACCCTGTGCACCTTCCCCACGTCTGTGCCCGAAGTCAAAATCACAGTGACGAATGAAACTACAGGAAAGAAGTCAGAGGAAGTAGAGGCCCATGGGGACAGAGTGGCAGAGGATTCAAACCAAGGCTGTGGAGAGCCAGAGGAGGTGTcggaagaagaggagggtgacAGCGAGTCTCGTCTTCTAACCGGTTCTTGCACGTGTGACGTGCCAGTCCGCCAACCGCTAGAAGTGGGTGAAAACGAGGACTGCAGCCAGGCAGTTAGCCCAGGGACTCTGGGAAACTGCTCATGTGGAAGTGAAATTCGGAAAGACGAGAAACAAAAAGAGGACAATGTGAAAACGTCGCCTGGCAGGAGCAAGAGTTTTGAAAAGAGAGACAAGATGCTGTTATCCAAGAGTGAGACGACTGCTACTGCTCCACTTGTCTCATTTTCTTCCCAAATAACTCGCTCGTCTATCAGCCCTCCGTCCACTCCACTTTCTGAACTTGGCCCCCAGCTGTCTGAGGATCAGTCAGGAATCAAACCACCCCTGACTGACAGCTCACTGTTGAAACAGGAGGAGTTAGACGGGATAACGAGCGCGGTCTCGGTCAGCCCCAAGACAACGTTTGCATCGGCCAGAGACCCATTGAAGCCCCCCGGGGCTTTGAGCCCGGATCAAGGCCTGGGACATTCCTGTGGGGACAGCAGGGGATCCAAGCTTTCTTCAACCGAGGCCCAGCTAGATTGCACCCCAGAGAGCCTCCACAGTCAGCTGAATGAACCAAATCTTACCTCag CTCAGGTGTCTGGGAGCAACAACACCACCTTCATCTCCAGCGGCCAGGTAATGAACTTCAGCGGTGAAGTCATCGTTGTCTACGTCGGTCACTCATCTCCAGGCAGCGACGGGACAGATCAGGGGGGCGTTTTCCGAAACCCTGTCCAGGAAGAGGCCAACGAGTCAGCTCTGCATTTTCAAAGTATTCCAAGGGCACAGGACTCCATTTCCCACGATGCCTTGCAGGACGAGACGTTGCCAGTTCAGGAAATGATGGAACGGTGA
- the si:dkey-73n8.3 gene encoding retinol dehydrogenase 12 isoform X2, with the protein MQAIRSLFFKNWSSDVRLDGKTAIVTGGNAGIGKETVKDLASRGARVVLACRDMAKGEQAARDIMREVRGAKVVARLLDLADTKSICQFAENIYNTEKSLHYLINNAGVAFCPYSTTADGYETQFGVNHLGHFFLTYLLLDLLKHSAPSRVINLSSTAHNIGKIQFDDLNGENNYHPIKAYAQSKLANVLFTRELAKRTEALGVSTYSVDPGMVDTGITRHLMRPLVSFVKTFGFLIRTPAEGAYTTIYCVVTPEDQMHNGGYYSNCAAAQSSIAGQDDGTALKLWAASCHMLGIRWR; encoded by the exons ATGCAGGCGATCCG GTCTCTGTTTTTCAAGAACTGGAGCTCGGACGTGCGTTTGGATGGGAAGACAGCTATAGTGACGGGAGGAAATGCCGGAATAGGCAAAGAGACGGTGAAAGATCTGGCCTCCAGAG GTGCCCGGGTGGTTTTGGCGTGCAGAGACATGGCAAAAGGGGAGCAGGCCGCCCGTGACATCAtgagggaggtgaggggagccaaGGTAGTTGCCAGGCTACTGGATCTGGCTGACACCAAATCCATCTGCCAGTTCGCTGAGAATATATACAAca ctgAAAAGTCTCTTCACTACCTGATCAACAATGCAGGAGTGGCATTTTGTCCTTACAGCACCACAGCAGATGGATATGAGACACAGTTTGGGGTCAATCATTTGG GTCATTTCTTCTTGACCTACCTGTTGCTGGATTTGTTAAAACACTCAGCCCCCTCACGGGTCATAAATCTGTCCTCAACGGCTCACAACATTGGCAAGATCCAGTTTGATGACCTGAACGGGGAGAACAACTACCACCCCATCAAAGCCTATGCCCAGAGTAAGCTGGCCAACGTCCTGTTCACCCGAGAGCTCGCCAAAAGGACTGAAG CTCTTGGCGTGAGCACGTACTCAGTGGACCCGGGCATGGTGGACACTGGAATCACGAGGCATTTGATGCGCCCTCTCGTAAGCTTTGTGAAAACCTTTGGGTTTCTCATCAGGACCCCTGCAGAGGGGGCCTACACCACCATCTACTGCGTCGTCACCCCTGAGGACCAGATGCACAATGGCGGATACTACAG CAACTGTGCTGCTGCACAGAGCTCCATCGCAGGTCAGGACGATGGCACAGCATTGAAGCTGTGGGCCGCCAGCTGCCACATGCTGGGCATCCGCTGGAGATGA
- the si:dkey-73n8.3 gene encoding retinol dehydrogenase 12 isoform X1 — protein sequence MLSHLTSIRSLFFKNWSSDVRLDGKTAIVTGGNAGIGKETVKDLASRGARVVLACRDMAKGEQAARDIMREVRGAKVVARLLDLADTKSICQFAENIYNTEKSLHYLINNAGVAFCPYSTTADGYETQFGVNHLGHFFLTYLLLDLLKHSAPSRVINLSSTAHNIGKIQFDDLNGENNYHPIKAYAQSKLANVLFTRELAKRTEALGVSTYSVDPGMVDTGITRHLMRPLVSFVKTFGFLIRTPAEGAYTTIYCVVTPEDQMHNGGYYSNCAAAQSSIAGQDDGTALKLWAASCHMLGIRWR from the exons ATGCTTTCGCATCTCACCTCCATCAGGTCTCTGTTTTTCAAGAACTGGAGCTCGGACGTGCGTTTGGATGGGAAGACAGCTATAGTGACGGGAGGAAATGCCGGAATAGGCAAAGAGACGGTGAAAGATCTGGCCTCCAGAG GTGCCCGGGTGGTTTTGGCGTGCAGAGACATGGCAAAAGGGGAGCAGGCCGCCCGTGACATCAtgagggaggtgaggggagccaaGGTAGTTGCCAGGCTACTGGATCTGGCTGACACCAAATCCATCTGCCAGTTCGCTGAGAATATATACAAca ctgAAAAGTCTCTTCACTACCTGATCAACAATGCAGGAGTGGCATTTTGTCCTTACAGCACCACAGCAGATGGATATGAGACACAGTTTGGGGTCAATCATTTGG GTCATTTCTTCTTGACCTACCTGTTGCTGGATTTGTTAAAACACTCAGCCCCCTCACGGGTCATAAATCTGTCCTCAACGGCTCACAACATTGGCAAGATCCAGTTTGATGACCTGAACGGGGAGAACAACTACCACCCCATCAAAGCCTATGCCCAGAGTAAGCTGGCCAACGTCCTGTTCACCCGAGAGCTCGCCAAAAGGACTGAAG CTCTTGGCGTGAGCACGTACTCAGTGGACCCGGGCATGGTGGACACTGGAATCACGAGGCATTTGATGCGCCCTCTCGTAAGCTTTGTGAAAACCTTTGGGTTTCTCATCAGGACCCCTGCAGAGGGGGCCTACACCACCATCTACTGCGTCGTCACCCCTGAGGACCAGATGCACAATGGCGGATACTACAG CAACTGTGCTGCTGCACAGAGCTCCATCGCAGGTCAGGACGATGGCACAGCATTGAAGCTGTGGGCCGCCAGCTGCCACATGCTGGGCATCCGCTGGAGATGA
- the zgc:112332 gene encoding retinol dehydrogenase 12 isoform X1, protein MSCRSVCCYHWSSEERLDGKTVIITGANTGIGKETAKDLARRGARIVMACRDLERAEEARTNILEDTGNENVVIRKLDLSDTKSIKAFAELIAKEEKQVNILINNAGIMMCPHSKTADGFEMQLGVNHLGHFLLTYLLLDLIKRSTPARIVIVASVAHTWTGLRLDDINSESSYDTMKAYGQSKLANVLFARSLAKRLQGSGVSVFSLHPGVVQSDLWRHQHQCIQMAVKIFRIFTKTTVEGAQTTIYCAVEPHLESQSGGYFSDCAPATCSRAASDDDLAQKLWEISCNMLGITWQ, encoded by the exons ATGTCCTGCAG GAGTGTGTGCTGTTATCACTGGTCATCAGAAGAGAGGTTAGATGGGAAAACAGTCATTATCACTGGAGCCAACACCGGCATCGGCAAGGAAACAGCCAAAGATCTGGCCAGAAGAG GGGCCCGTATCGTGATGGCGTGCAGGGACCTTGAGAGGGCCGAGGAGGCACGGACAAACATTCTGGAAGACACGGGAAATGAAAACGTGGTCATCAGGAAACTGGATCTGTCCGACACCAAGTCCATTAAAGCCTTTGCTGAGCTAATCGCTAAAG AGGAGAAACAAGTGAATATTCTAATAAACAACGCGGGCATCATGATGTGTCCCCACTCCAAGACTGCAGATGGATTTGAAATGCAGCTGGGCGTCAACCATTTGG GCCATTTCCTGCTGACATACCTGCTGTTGGACCTCATCAAACGCTCAACTCCTGCCCGTATCGTCATTGTGGCGTCGGTGGCACACACCTGGACGGGACTTCGCCTGGATGACATCAACAGTGAGAGCAGCTACGACACCATGAAGGCCTATGGACAGAGCAAGCTGGCTAATGTGCTGTTTGCACGCTCACTCGCAAAAAGGTTACAAG GTTCGGGTGTGAGTGTATTTTCTCTTCACCCGGGGGTGGTGCAATCTGATCTGTGGAGGCACCAGCACCAGTGCATCCAGATGGCTGTGAAAATCTTTAGAATTTTCACCAAGACAACAGTGGAAGGAGCCCAAACCACCATCTACTGCGCTGTGGAGCCTCACCTGGAGAGCCAGAGTGGAGGGTACTTTAG TGACTGCGCTCCTGCAACGTGCTCAAGGGCTGCTTCCGATGATGACCTGGCCCAAAAACTGTGGGAAATCAGCTGCAACATGCTGGGCATCACCTGGCAGTAA
- the zgc:112332 gene encoding retinol dehydrogenase 12 isoform X2 — protein sequence MACRDLERAEEARTNILEDTGNENVVIRKLDLSDTKSIKAFAELIAKEEKQVNILINNAGIMMCPHSKTADGFEMQLGVNHLGHFLLTYLLLDLIKRSTPARIVIVASVAHTWTGLRLDDINSESSYDTMKAYGQSKLANVLFARSLAKRLQGSGVSVFSLHPGVVQSDLWRHQHQCIQMAVKIFRIFTKTTVEGAQTTIYCAVEPHLESQSGGYFSDCAPATCSRAASDDDLAQKLWEISCNMLGITWQ from the exons ATGGCGTGCAGGGACCTTGAGAGGGCCGAGGAGGCACGGACAAACATTCTGGAAGACACGGGAAATGAAAACGTGGTCATCAGGAAACTGGATCTGTCCGACACCAAGTCCATTAAAGCCTTTGCTGAGCTAATCGCTAAAG AGGAGAAACAAGTGAATATTCTAATAAACAACGCGGGCATCATGATGTGTCCCCACTCCAAGACTGCAGATGGATTTGAAATGCAGCTGGGCGTCAACCATTTGG GCCATTTCCTGCTGACATACCTGCTGTTGGACCTCATCAAACGCTCAACTCCTGCCCGTATCGTCATTGTGGCGTCGGTGGCACACACCTGGACGGGACTTCGCCTGGATGACATCAACAGTGAGAGCAGCTACGACACCATGAAGGCCTATGGACAGAGCAAGCTGGCTAATGTGCTGTTTGCACGCTCACTCGCAAAAAGGTTACAAG GTTCGGGTGTGAGTGTATTTTCTCTTCACCCGGGGGTGGTGCAATCTGATCTGTGGAGGCACCAGCACCAGTGCATCCAGATGGCTGTGAAAATCTTTAGAATTTTCACCAAGACAACAGTGGAAGGAGCCCAAACCACCATCTACTGCGCTGTGGAGCCTCACCTGGAGAGCCAGAGTGGAGGGTACTTTAG TGACTGCGCTCCTGCAACGTGCTCAAGGGCTGCTTCCGATGATGACCTGGCCCAAAAACTGTGGGAAATCAGCTGCAACATGCTGGGCATCACCTGGCAGTAA